The Sphaerochaeta sp. sequence GATCTCACAGTTGTCCATTGTTCCGTACTTGCTCTTGTAGGCGGCTCTGAGAATGTTCTCGATCGTGTTGAGCACCAAATCTTCGGAGATGCCTTTCTCTTCCATCAACGCTTTCACCGCGTCGCCCAAATCAACTGCCATGGTCAATTTCCTCCCAACGATAGTCCAACTTTGCTTTCTGAATCTGCGGCAAAGCAACGCTCACGTCCGTTTCGTCCTTTCCATCCCCGATGGTGCACCGGGTGAGCGACAGGGTATTCCCGTCCCATCCCGCGATGTCCCCACGGAGATACTCCGCTCGTCCGCTGTCATACACACGGACGGTCCGTCCAACGAAAAGGCTGAACTCAAAGGGATCCTTGATCACTCTGAGCAGTCCGGGCGTGGACACTTCCATGTACAGATCACGGAGCGGACCGGCCGCTGCTTCCGCCACGGGGTAGATGGCATGATACGCGCGTTCACAATCAGCGCTGTCCGCCTCTTTGCCTGCCCCGGTGATGAACACTTCCAACTTCACCTGGTTTCCATGCATCGTCTGATGAATCTCAACGATTCTCAGGCCAAGTGGTTCCAACAGTGGCTCGTAGAAAGTGAAAAGCGGGTTGTCCTGTAGTGTGCTTTTTTCCATATGGTCTCTTTTCTATAAAAAAGGGATGCGCCTTTCAGCGATCCCCTTGCGAACGTATTGTAGGTTGTTCCATCTCCGTCTGTCAACCATGCAGGGTGAATTTCACCGTATGTCTCTGATCAATCAACAAATCCCGGGGTATCGCCTCGTCGTCATACCACGCCTCCCCCTCCTGATTATCCGTAGGATCGGCGATCCATTGGCTTCGATTTGTTTCTTTCGAAGGCGCCAGAAGCAACGTACAGCACAGCCGCATCGGATCCAGGTTTCCAAAGTAATGATCCCACCGCTCCGTGGCTCCATCCCGATACGCCGAGCCGCCGAAAGAACAATCGGCATACCGTTCGGGAAGGCCGGGAATGGAAAAACGAGCCCAGTCATGGTTGGAAATGCCCTGTGGGGTGACATACATGCCTCCCATCCATCCCGCCTTGATGCCGCTTGCCCGGCACAAATTGATGAAAAGCGCCGCTTGGATGCCGCAATCCCCCCGACGCATCGACGCGCCGTACTCGGCAAGGTTGGGGATCGTCTGGTACGAGGGCATGTAGGCATAGGAGACATGCGTGGTGATGTACCGGTAGATCAACCGCGCCCGGGTGATCGGATTGGGCTCGTCCCCGACAATGTTCTTTGCGAGATCTTCCAGATACCGACTCCGCACCAGGTAAGGAACCTGGTCCTTTCCATGCCACCAGGAAGGTTTGGCCAGCTTCTCCAGCTGGTCCATCGGGTGGTAGTCCATTGCAATGGTGTATCCGTATTCGATCCAGAATTCTTTGTTGGGAGTTGGCACTCCTCGAAAGTGTGCGCACCGACGATCCGAGGACGTGGCGTCCACCCCTACCAGCTCCCCGCTTTGCCTGAGAATCTTCAGTTGCTTGATGAAGGGACATCGCACCGGAACCGGAAGATCGACGGATACGGTCTTTCCCTCCCTGATCGCTTCCTCCTTCAGGGAAAATCCGATGTGCACCACCACATCCGCTTCCCCCCTGCCCCGTTGTTTCATCCGGGCGATCATCTCATCCCGCAGGGCGATGTCCGTCTTGCGCTCTTCCGTAGGGACATCCTTCCTCAGGGTATCCAGAAACCTGCGATGATAGTGGATCGCCCCATCCACCAAGGAGAATGGAATGATCCCTTGGGTGCGAAGTTGCTCTAAATCCTTCATCGTCGCATCAGGGCGTATCGTCCGCAAGAGGGAAAGAGCCTCTGTTCCATCGTACGGGAAATCATGAGTCCGCAGTTCCAGCAGATGGTCTTCCAGTTCCAACCGGTTGCGCTCAAGGTCATCCACCTTGTCATGGGAAAGAAGATACGCGATCTCCTCCCTGGCTTTGGTGACGTATCCCGCTTGGGAAAGAAGCCGGACATCCTCTCGAAGAGGATAGACAAGACTGTCAAGATCGTTCGGTTGCATGGCATCACCTTAGTGGAAATCGGATCATGATGCAAGGACGATCGCATACACTGGCAGAGGAATCCGAAGCTGGACGCGTTTCGCCGTCCGTGACGCTGGTCGACACGCAGAACAGGAGGGAATCGGACGGATACGGGGATGAGAACCGCAATGAACCTTTGGAGAGCATGGAAGCAACCACGTTTACGGGATCATATCCCGTTTTTTTGATGATCGCTTTGGGCGTCGGCAGTGGGACAAGCGTTGGATGAAAGGGAAGATCCTCCCGAACAAGATCGGCCAACAACCGAGCCAGATGCCGTTCCCCTGCCATTCTGGAACCTGCTGACCAATGAAGAGACCGGCCCATAGGCATCGGTGAATCCGCCCAGATGATCAGAGCACCAACGGCAGGGATATGCTGAATCCTCCACCGGACGGCCACAGACGGGGCAGCGGGACGAAAAACGATGACGGAACGTGGACTGTTCCACCAACAGACGGCAGGAATCACACAGCGGTTCGTCGGAGAACCGGTTACAGATCACACAGGTCATGAGAGGAATACCACTACGTGGTCGGTTTTGGTCGGATCATCTCCTTCAGACGCTGGATCAGCGCCATCGCTTCCAAGGGGGTCGACGCATTCAGGTCAAAATGGTCCAACAGATCGCACAGGGCGTCGTACTGGCGAAGCGATCGCGTCTCATCATCCGACAATACCGGTTCGGTGGAGAACAATGACGGCTGCGCGCTTGCCATGGTGTATTCCTCGTCATGGCGCTTCTGGAACGAACGGGCCTGCCGGAGCACCGGATACGGGATGCCGGCAAGCTTGGCCACATTCAGGCCATAGGAACTTTCCGCTACTCCTTCGATCACCTTGCGAAGGAAGATCACCGTCCCATTCTCCTCACTGACTTTCAGCGTCAGCCGCTGGATGCCAGGTATGTCCATGTCTGCCAGTTCATGATAGTGGGTGGCGAACAACGTCTTGCACCCCATAGAAATCAGTTCGTTCATCACAGCGTAGGCGATGGCCATGCCATCCTGCGTGCTGGTGCCCCGTCCCAACTCGTCCACGATGACAAAGGAATTGCGTGTTGCCGTTCGAAGGATCAACGAGGCTTCCTGCATTTCCACAAGAAACGTTGACTCCCCTTTGGCCAGGTTGTCACTGGCCCCCACACGGCAGAACAGCCGATCCACCGGACGCATCACCACGCTGGACGCCGGCACAAAGCTGCCGATCTGGGCAAGCAGGACGATCAACGCGTTTTGTCGAAGGTAGGTTGATTTGCCTGCCATGTTGGGACCGGTGATCAAACAGAACCGGTTTCCCTCTTCCGGCTCCTTCAGATCGTTGGGAACAAACAATCCCGCGTCCAGCTGGTCCTCCACCACCGGATGTCTTCCCCCGGTGATGGCAAGCACATCCTGATCCACCAGCTGGGGTTTGTGATAATCTTTTTTTCGGGCGGTAAGCGCCAAGGAAGAGAGCACGTCGATACGGGACAGGAACCGGGCGATCTCTTTCAGGATGGCGCTCTGGGCGACACACTGGGCAAGCAACTGCTCATACACCTCTTTTTCCCTTGCTTCGGCGGCGAACCCGCTTTTCAGGATTTCCGTCTCAAGGGCGATCAACTCGTCCGTCGTATACCGTTCGGCGTTTACCAACGTCTGCTTGCGATAGAACGAAGCAGGCACGCGATCCGTCTGGCCTTTGGATACTTCCATGTAGTGGCCGATGATCTTGTTGGATGACAGTTTGATCGTCGTGATGCCGGTTTGTTGCTTCACTTTCTCAAGGTACGCATCCAGCATCCCCTTCCCGTTGCCTTTCAATGAGCGGAGCCGGTCAAGTTCCGGGTCGAACCCGTCGTTGATCACCTGCCCTTCGGCAAATGGTCCCTGTGTCTGTTCATTGATGCCCTTGGCGATCCGTCCCATCACTTCCAACAGGCCGTTGAGATTTTCTTTGGTAAGCTCCGGAGAAAGGAGCCCTTGCAGCTTGGAGGGGTTGGTGTCCAGAAGCCGAACGAAACAACTGACCGTCTTCTGGATGCCGACCAGATCCTGGGGGTAGGATCGATGCATGGAAATCCGGGTGGAGAGACGCTCCAGATCCAGCGCTTCCTTCAGAATGGTGCGCACCGCATCACGCTCGTCATTGTGGTCATAATACCAGGCGACCCACTGCTGTCGTTCAAGAATGTCCTGTTTCCGTACCAACGGGAAGGAGATCCAGTTTTTCAACATCCGGGCTCCACCGCTGGTCACCGTCTGGTCGATGGAGGAGAACAGCGTGAACCGGCTGGAGCCGTCCTGTTGGTTGGTCAGCAGTTCCAGATTTCTTCGTGAGGATTCATCAATGACCAGATACGTGCCTTGGGAGACGGAACCATATCCGGTGATCTGTCCCAGGCTTGCCTTGGCGGTGTCTTCCAGATAGGAGAGCAACGCGCCTCCGGAAAGAAGCGACGGATCATTCTCCTCAAACCCGAATCCCTTCAGGTTGGTCGTCCCGACTTGGGCGCACAGCGCCTTGTACGCCTGCTTCTGGTTGTACATCCAATCGGGAAGCTTGGTGACCATGGCGCCCCGAACATCCACCACCGCCTGGAAATCCGGATGGAGGAAGTAATCATCCTCACCGACGAGAATCTCCCGGGGCCGCACCTGCTCAAACAGGGAAAGAAGCGAGGCGAACCCACGGTCCAACGGAACCGTCGTCATCACGAAATCCCCGCTGGTGATGTCCGCATAGCTGACGGAAAGCTCTTTCCCATAGGCGACGGAAAGAACGTACGAGCTTTCCTTGGCATCCAGGAAATCATCATCAACCACCGTGGCCGGCGTCACCACCTGGATTACTTCTCGTTTTGCCAACTGCCGGGAATCCTGGGTCAACTCCAACTGCTCACAGATGGCGATCTTCTTGCCAAGGTCCAAAAGGCGCCGGATATAGCTTTTCGCCGCATGGAACGGGATGCCGCACATCGGTCGTCCCGCGCGATGGGTCAAGGTAAGATTGAGAAGCCGAGACACCTCAATGGCGTCATCGTCGAACATCTCATAAAAGTCACCCAGGCGGAAAAACAACACCTTGTCCTTGTTCTTTTCCTTGATGGACCGGTACTGGACCATCATCGGTGTGACTTTTTCTTCTTCCTCGTTCATCAATAAATCGTCTG is a genomic window containing:
- a CDS encoding ribosome assembly cofactor RimP — its product is MEKSTLQDNPLFTFYEPLLEPLGLRIVEIHQTMHGNQVKLEVFITGAGKEADSADCERAYHAIYPVAEAAAGPLRDLYMEVSTPGLLRVIKDPFEFSLFVGRTVRVYDSGRAEYLRGDIAGWDGNTLSLTRCTIGDGKDETDVSVALPQIQKAKLDYRWEEIDHGS
- a CDS encoding transglutaminase-like domain-containing protein, producing the protein MQPNDLDSLVYPLREDVRLLSQAGYVTKAREEIAYLLSHDKVDDLERNRLELEDHLLELRTHDFPYDGTEALSLLRTIRPDATMKDLEQLRTQGIIPFSLVDGAIHYHRRFLDTLRKDVPTEERKTDIALRDEMIARMKQRGRGEADVVVHIGFSLKEEAIREGKTVSVDLPVPVRCPFIKQLKILRQSGELVGVDATSSDRRCAHFRGVPTPNKEFWIEYGYTIAMDYHPMDQLEKLAKPSWWHGKDQVPYLVRSRYLEDLAKNIVGDEPNPITRARLIYRYITTHVSYAYMPSYQTIPNLAEYGASMRRGDCGIQAALFINLCRASGIKAGWMGGMYVTPQGISNHDWARFSIPGLPERYADCSFGGSAYRDGATERWDHYFGNLDPMRLCCTLLLAPSKETNRSQWIADPTDNQEGEAWYDDEAIPRDLLIDQRHTVKFTLHG
- the mutS gene encoding DNA mismatch repair protein MutS encodes the protein MNEEEEKVTPMMVQYRSIKEKNKDKVLFFRLGDFYEMFDDDAIEVSRLLNLTLTHRAGRPMCGIPFHAAKSYIRRLLDLGKKIAICEQLELTQDSRQLAKREVIQVVTPATVVDDDFLDAKESSYVLSVAYGKELSVSYADITSGDFVMTTVPLDRGFASLLSLFEQVRPREILVGEDDYFLHPDFQAVVDVRGAMVTKLPDWMYNQKQAYKALCAQVGTTNLKGFGFEENDPSLLSGGALLSYLEDTAKASLGQITGYGSVSQGTYLVIDESSRRNLELLTNQQDGSSRFTLFSSIDQTVTSGGARMLKNWISFPLVRKQDILERQQWVAWYYDHNDERDAVRTILKEALDLERLSTRISMHRSYPQDLVGIQKTVSCFVRLLDTNPSKLQGLLSPELTKENLNGLLEVMGRIAKGINEQTQGPFAEGQVINDGFDPELDRLRSLKGNGKGMLDAYLEKVKQQTGITTIKLSSNKIIGHYMEVSKGQTDRVPASFYRKQTLVNAERYTTDELIALETEILKSGFAAEAREKEVYEQLLAQCVAQSAILKEIARFLSRIDVLSSLALTARKKDYHKPQLVDQDVLAITGGRHPVVEDQLDAGLFVPNDLKEPEEGNRFCLITGPNMAGKSTYLRQNALIVLLAQIGSFVPASSVVMRPVDRLFCRVGASDNLAKGESTFLVEMQEASLILRTATRNSFVIVDELGRGTSTQDGMAIAYAVMNELISMGCKTLFATHYHELADMDIPGIQRLTLKVSEENGTVIFLRKVIEGVAESSYGLNVAKLAGIPYPVLRQARSFQKRHDEEYTMASAQPSLFSTEPVLSDDETRSLRQYDALCDLLDHFDLNASTPLEAMALIQRLKEMIRPKPTT